In one Kwoniella botswanensis chromosome 3, complete sequence genomic region, the following are encoded:
- a CDS encoding phosphoadenosine phosphosulfate reductase, with protein sequence MTNSEILTPQYTPEDIEKFNLELENKSPQDILRWAIDNLDGLYQTTAFGLTGTAALDMLSKISQEREEIHLVPLIFIDTLHHFPETLQLSQTASENYLAELHTYKPQGADTAEEFAGKYGEKLWETDEASYDYLVKVEPAARAYQELGVRAVITGRRRSQGSDRANLKVLEVDERGLIKVNPLISWGYKEVKDYVDKENVPYNPLLDQGYRSIGDVHSTAPPDPNAINNDAGERSGRWQGKSKTECGLHTNYFEMKKKFEEKAKNGGQ encoded by the exons ATGACGAATAGCGAAATCCTCACACCCCAATATACTCCCGAGGATATCGAAAAGTTCAACCTTGAATTGGAGAACAAATCACCTCAGGATATACTGAGATGGGCTATTGATAATCTGGATGGATTGTATCAGACCACTGCTTTTGGCTT GACCGGTACAGCCGCTTTGGATATGTTATCGAAGATATCacaggagagggaagagatCCATCTTGTGCCATTG ATATTTATTGATACCCTCCACCACTTCCCCGAAACTCTCCAACTCTCCCAAACAGCCTCTGAAAACTATCTCGCCGAGTTGCACACCTACAAACCCCAGGGTGCAGACACCGCCGAAGAGTTCGCTGGAAAATACGGCGAGAAGTTATGGGAAACCGACGAGGCGAGTTATGATTACCTCGTCAAGGTCGAACCTGCCGCTAGGGCGTATCAGGAGTTGGGCGTGAGGGCGGTGATCACTGGACGAAGGAGGTCTCAGGGGTCGGATAGAGCGAATTTGAAAGTTCTAGAAGTGGATGAGAGGGGTTTGATCAAGGTAAATCCGTTGATAAGTTGGGGGTataaagaagtgaaagattaCGTGGATAAAGA GAACGTCCCCTACAACCCATTGCTGGACCAGGGATATAGGTCGATAGGTGATGTTCATTCCACCGCACCTCCCGATCCTAACGCCATTAACAACGACGCAGGAGAGAGAAGCGGTAGATGGCAAGGGAAGTCCAAGACGGAATGCGGATTACACACCAATTATTTCGAGATGAAAAAGAAGTTCGAGGAGAAAGCTAAGAATGGTGGGCAGTGA
- a CDS encoding isocitrate lyase yields MSEDSWLSPTSIEEWWSTPSQTGIKRPYSADTVASLRDVFPENHHSNAMALKLRSIFERVQKDKSVNLTTSVIDPVTAQIMAEVGFETLYVSGGMSANTDTATDDPGPDLADYTYDTVPKKVATIYRSQLLHSRTARVNKTGKEEIPLLPIIADADSGHGQHTAIMKLVKLFVQSGVSGFHLDDLVSGVKRHDGKDGLSSVLVPTGEYLRRLVAAKLQLDIMGSEVISIARTDAQTATHITSTIDHRDRPFILGATVPLKQHFIHTEGNSAREEWKREAKLSTLDDHFQSSYPDLFDQFKEETSKMNVSEALLIAQKLVSSFYWNYESPRTSEGWYAFKGGVQAAVSRANVAANISDVVWACAHGYNPDRAEAFAKGVQEVHEGKWMAYNVTGGFPDDGSADEQVKNIPSQLSSLGYVWLFLPIAGLTTVGLGSQTAMKSIKEHGLYGYLSQVSRPAARHAAAADGTSPEWWWKVMGKLADDAADAIGEGL; encoded by the exons ATGTCAGAAGACTCATGGCTCTCACCCACCTCAATCGAAGAATGGTGGTCAACCCCTTCTCAAACAGGTATCAAGAGACCTTATTCAGCCGACACAGTCGCATCACTCCGAGATGTGTTTCCAGAGAATCACCATTCAAACGCTATGGCCCTCAAGCTCAGAAGTATCTTCGAGAGAGTACAGAAAGACAAATCCGTCAATCTGACTACTAGCGTGATCGATCCTGTCACTGCGCAGATCATGGCCGAAGTTGGTTTTG AAACGTTATATGTATCCGGTGGGATGTCAGCTAATACAGATACAGCGACGGATGATCCTGGACCTGATCTT GCAGATTACACATACGACACCGTTCCAAAGAAAGTAGCAACCATCTATCGATCCCAGCTCCTTCACTCACGTACGGCTAGAGTAAATAAGACGGGTAAAGAGGAAATACCTTTGTTACCTATCATCGCAGATGCAGATTCAGGTCATGGTCAACATACAGCAATCATGAAATTGGTTAAACTATTCGTCCAAAGTGGTGTATCGGGATTTcatttggatgatttggtttcGGGAGTTAAAAGACATGATGGTAAAGATGGATTATCAAGTGTTTTGGTACCTACCGGTGAATATTTGAGGAGATTGGTAGCTGCGAAATTACAACTGGATATAATGGG ATCCGAAGTAATTTCAATTGCTCGAACTGATGCCCAGACAGCCACCCACATCACATCGACTATCGACCACCGAGATCGACCTTTCATCCTGGGTGCTACGGTCCCTCTGAAACAGCATTTCATCCATACCGAAGGAAATTCAgcaagggaagaatggaagagagaagctaAATTATCTACTCTGGATGATCATTTCCAATCATCCTATCCGGATCTATTTGATCAATTCAAAGAAGAAACTTCAAAAATGAACGTATCTGAAGCACTTTTGATAGCTCAAAAGctcgtttcttctttttactGGAACTATGAGAGTCCCCGAACTTCCGAGGGATGGTACGCTTTCAAAGGTGGTGTTCAAGCTGCTGTGAGCAGAGCCAACGTAGCTGCCAATATCTCTGATGTCGTATGGGCCTGTGCGCACGGATACAATCCGGATAGGGCAGAAGCGTTTGCCAAAGGTGTTCAGGAGGTACATGAAGGTAAATGGATGGCTTATAATGTAACAGGTGGATTCCCAGATGATG GTTCAGCAGATGAACAAGTCAAAAATATACCTTCCCAATTATCTTCCTTAGGATACGTGTGGCTCTTCTTACCTATAGCCGGATTGACAACAGTTGGATTAGGTTCTCAAACAGCTATGAAATCTATCAAAGAACATGGACTGTACGGTTATCTGTCTCAGGTGTCTCGACCTGCTGCAAGACATGCGGCTGCGGCCGATGGGACAAGTCCAGAATGGTGGTGGAAAGTCATGGGTAAATTGGCGGATGACGCTGCGGATGCTATTGGCGAGGGGTTATAG